One part of the Candidatus Babeliales bacterium genome encodes these proteins:
- the tsaE gene encoding tRNA (adenosine(37)-N6)-threonylcarbamoyltransferase complex ATPase subunit type 1 TsaE: protein MIKEIVYSLQQHDAVIQELKKLMADFQIFACSGSLGAGKTTTIKALLRSCGVTGPITSPTFTYVNEYENNQGERFYHFDLYRITSVEEFQSQGFDEYLYQSNSWSFIEWPEVIKPLLTHNVCYLSFDYHEDSDKRIIKLESK, encoded by the coding sequence ATGATTAAAGAGATAGTGTATTCATTGCAACAGCATGATGCGGTAATTCAAGAATTAAAAAAATTAATGGCAGACTTTCAGATTTTTGCGTGCAGTGGTTCTCTTGGTGCAGGCAAAACAACAACAATAAAGGCATTATTGCGCAGTTGCGGAGTTACCGGCCCTATTACCAGTCCAACGTTTACCTATGTTAATGAATATGAAAATAATCAGGGTGAACGCTTTTACCATTTTGATTTGTATCGCATCACAAGTGTAGAAGAATTCCAATCACAAGGATTTGATGAATATTTGTACCAAAGTAATAGTTGGTCATTCATCGAGTGGCCAGAAGTTATTAAGCCGTTGTTGACGCACAATGTCTGTTATCTTTCTTTTGATTATCACGAAGATTCTGATAAGCGGATTATAAAGCTAGAGTCTAAATAA
- a CDS encoding NYN domain-containing protein, which produces MIIVVDAYNLLRAVPPYKKTITDQERIKFIAQLSGYGRRKGHKIVIVFDGGPHEWPFKENMKTVVIVYSGIHESADDYIKEYIDAHKAKDLLLVSSDSELNRYAARLNIPSIDSSTFFHLLNQEMSERQLPTVDQKHEQAVTIMHDSAESIDDLMMEASKTVTVKSEDFVANKDRTTKSERTSKQERALLKKLNKL; this is translated from the coding sequence ATGATTATTGTTGTGGATGCGTACAATCTTTTACGTGCCGTGCCTCCCTATAAAAAAACGATCACAGATCAGGAGAGAATAAAGTTTATTGCTCAACTTTCTGGATATGGTCGTCGTAAAGGGCATAAGATAGTCATTGTTTTTGATGGAGGGCCACACGAATGGCCATTTAAAGAAAACATGAAAACTGTTGTGATTGTCTATTCTGGTATTCATGAAAGTGCTGATGATTATATCAAAGAATATATCGATGCTCATAAGGCAAAAGATCTTTTACTGGTATCGTCTGATTCTGAATTAAACCGTTATGCAGCACGCTTGAATATTCCTTCAATTGATTCATCAACATTTTTCCATCTCCTCAATCAGGAAATGTCAGAAAGACAGTTGCCGACGGTAGATCAAAAACATGAGCAGGCTGTTACGATTATGCATGATAGTGCAGAAAGTATTGATGATTTGATGATGGAAGCAAGTAAGACTGTGACAGTAAAGAGTGAAGACTTTGTTGCAAATAAAGATCGAACGACGAAATCTGAGCGAACGAGTAAACAAGAGCGAGCGTTATTAAAAAAATTAAATAAGTTGTGA